The DNA window AATCAAGTGAGAAAGCCACCTAACTGTTAACATTAACAAGTTAACAAGCCAGTTCTAACCATCTTGCAAGCTACAACTAAAACCATagctatattttgtatttatctTATAACTAAAAAGGGCTACGCTATGGGTACAGAACCAGAGAACCTTTACAAcctgttagcaagctagctaacgttactgtaaTTAGCTAACTGGGTGGGCTAGCAGTCCACTTACTTTAGGCGGTCCAGTTCGAACAATGGTTTTACTCCCCTTTTCGATACTTCGACGGTAAATAAAAGTCCAGTTTTATACCACAACAAACCTATGTTCTTAGCTATAAATTCGGCACTTTGCTAACCTAGCTAGCAATAAAGTtttggctagttagctaacttaGATGAGTGGGTGGAGAATTTAGCTGctgttactctgtgttgttagTTCAGTAGCCAATCAGCGAAGCAGATTCAAAGATAGCCACGCCCAAAGTAACCGTCTCAGCCACTGCTCTGGACCAATGACATTTGAATAATGAATGTGTCAACTGTCCGATGAGTCATCCATGTCATCTTCATGCAGCTGCAGTGTCAAATGGGTCAGCAAAAATGATGCTATCATCAGCAAACTAAAACAAAGATAGTCGTTTTTTACTGTAACGCCATTTACTAATGCAAACATCTCAGTTTTGGGGTTGGAAATTAGTAAGTAAACTAACCAGCATCGACTGCCTGACAAAACTGCCTCTCTGGCTAACGTTAGTTGCACTGTTGAAGAAAGTTAGCTAAGTTAGCTGATAATGTTGAGGCTAGCAAACTAACAAGCTAAGTTTAAATAAATTGAGAGGTGGTCAAAACACACAAGTGTTTTCAAAAGCTCTGCGTTTGTCAGCAGCAGGGGGAGAAGAGTGAAGTGAGCTCGCTGCTCCCCCATGCTTTTTGAGAAGTTTTAAGGAGTTACCGAAGCAACCAAACTCCTCCCCTCGGGTCAAGTCCAGACGTTCAGCGATACAATGTGCATTATTGATGAATCCACAGGTATTAACCTGCCCTAGAGCTTGAAACAATGTGACATACGAAATTGGAACTGGTGTGTTGTGTCAGAACTTAAAGATCACATAAGAATCAATTATGTGTAGGATAGAACACATTCTAAACAGATGAGATTGTCAAAGCTGAAGTTGGACTGCTAAGGGCCAGGTCAGGTGAGTTTCAGTAGGTACAGGACAGACAAATGCTGATAACTTTAACTTAGCAGCAGGGGTAGAGGTAGCCTTATAAATAGTAGCGTTACGCCAGGTTCATGATATTAGCctaataaacatttacatttggatATTGTCTTTTTTATTcattacataaataaaaaatgccaATATCCAAATGAAAATGTTTATTATTAACATCATGAATTTGACATTCTATTTATAGGGTTAGTGTAGAGATTGTTTTAAGAAGTTGTACTGACTGTATGAGACCTTTGAGAGAGAGATTAGTTATCCTAATAGAATTGTACTTATACTGGCTTAGTAAGTGCTTGTGAACTTATAAAATGCTTGTTATGTTGAAGAGCAAGTTTATATAGTCTCTCACATTACTCATACATGCACCCACAGACACATACTGTAGGTTAGGCTACTCTCTCGCTCATATGCACAGATACTCTCATACTCACACACAAACCtaccctcaaacacacacacgcacatcacTCACGCCTACACAGTGCATACAGATTCTTGAATAATTGAGATGAACACATCTTGATCTATTGTTGTCGGTTCACCCGTCTGCGTTGCTAAGGAATGAACAGGGCCATTGTCCTCCTCttcccttttccctctctctatctgcaGACCGAGGCAGACGGGACCCGGGAGACCAGAGTCAAGGCATCGGTGGAAAACTGGGCCAGAGAAAGGTCTCCTTTTAAGGAGGGGACAGTTTTGAGGGAGGAGGTAAGCATTGGGGAAGTTGTTGAAGCCGTGGGCTAGCACAGCACCAGGATAGTTCTGAGTGAGGAGCACATGGAAGGGGATCCCCAAGATCAAGAGGAGGATTCTGAAGCCCAGAGGAGAGCCTCTTCCCCTCAGTCCTCTGTGCTGTGGGAGAAGTGTATCCGGCAGAGTATCTTTGTGGACCTGAGTGAGGATGAGAGTCTCCACTTCAGTGACCTGGAGGGCTCCTTCACGGTGCATCTCTCCCAGGCAGAGTCGGCTGTCTCAGGGAACAGCATCCATCTCAGTGGTAAGACTTACGCTGTCAACTTGCTCTTATACCTGTCTAGTAACCCTGTAATTACTCTAGAAACACCATTGTTATACTTTAGCAATtgcattgtaaaaaaaaacataacagcTGTAGGCTATGTAACAATATCATGCCAATCTATAAAATGACTGTAGCATACTGTTCCTATGAATACTTCACAACTTCTTACTCTCTGTCATTCATAGAGAACTTAGAGCTGTCAGTGTCTGACTCTGGGGAATCCTCCACAGAGAGCAGTAGCTGTGTCAGTggccagagtgagagagtggtggagGGTACGACCAAGAGCAGTGGGAAGTGGGTGTCTGCCCAGAGACCCAACACTGAGCAGGAGCAGACCATCTGGGAGTATGAGAACCCAGGAGACACTTCCGATGAAGAACAGGAGGACCTTCCACATGACGGGGACCTGGGAAGCCAGTACATTAATCCCACAACCAATGACAGTCACAAGTCTGAGGAGAATTGCAAAATAGCTGATATTCTGTCAAAAGACCAAGCTGGAGCATTGCATTCAAGACACAATGTTACAGATCATTTTGATTTGCCAGCAATGGTTGGAGAGGTCAATATCATACAAGGTCACATGCAAATAGAAGTCAACACTATTAACCATGTATCTATAACTCCACCCGAGGGAGAGGATAAAGGAGCTTTTTTTGACCCTGCAAAACCAGAGGCTGTTCCCACATGCAGTAGTCCTGTCCGTAAAGTCCCACACCCAGACATCACCCAGCTGCTGCTCCGTCACTTTTCCCAGGATGAGCTGTTCTGCTCAGGCAGTCTGATCGAGGCAGAGACCCTGCCGGAGGTGTCCCTTCTGGAGAGCATGGATGAGACAGTGCTGAGCAGGGGCCCTTTGCACAGTAGCACAGGGAGccccaataataataatagtggaGGAGCTCCACGACGCAGCAGCGCAGGGGGACCCAGCAGCGAGAGTGAGAGGAGTCAGAGCCTACAGGAAGAAGATGAAGGGAAGAGTGTTCAAATGAGTCCAAGAAAAAACCTGGAGGAGAAAAATGGAAAAAGGACAGCTTCAGAGGGAAAGAACACACGGAGTGTTGAGTCTTACAACAGTGACGTCAACTCTCCTCAAAATAGTGACATATCAAACAGTAAAAGTGAAGTCCCTGAACAGGACAGTAATGGTAGCAATGGTTCAGACCTAACCAAAGAGGAAGATGAAAatgatgaagatgaggaggaagacCAAATCTGTAGAGGTCCCCTGGTCAGAACCAGGTCTTTCAGTGAATTAAAGTATGGACAGGGCCAAGTCCACTACCCACTCCCTGACTTCTCCAAGGTGGCTCCCAAAGTGAAAATCCCGAAGAGTACCAGTGTTCCGGTGAGACCTGTCAGCCAGTCTCCCAGCTTCCTCAGAGCTCAGTCCTCGCCAGGCATGCTGGGTAAGTCCTCTGCTTTGGAGGTGATCCACAGAGTGATGGAGGACTCTATTCAGCCCTCAGAGAGACCCTACGTGTTCAGAGACCAGGACAAACAGACAGAAACCTCCCCAGGACTGGTGCGTCATCTACAGGTGGGTCATCATGTTCAGTAGTTTAGCTCACACACCTCTATACAAATGCGTCATACAACCTTCATCCAGAAGACATCTTTCTCTTTTAGGCTGAATATGATAAACTTATGACTAAGTATGCAGAGGCTGAGAACCTCATTGATCAGATGAGACTGGGGACAAAAGTAAGTCTTCAGAATGTTTTCTCTTTTTAaacacttcttttttttttctctgtggtCTTTCTGTTCTTTCATCTCATTAAATATAGCCTTAAGACAGCCCTCTTATTCTTGTCAATTTGGACTGAATTTATCTCAAAATGTGTCAATAAATTAGAATCAAGCGCCCTCTGACCTTACCCTGGATTTTGACTGTGGTGACCAGCAAGACCTTCCGGGTCCTGGTGGAAGCCATTTTGGATCTATGCTCTTCCCCAACCCCCCATCTCCTACAGGCAAGATGCTGTCTCTGACATCTGATATTATGACGGGTCCTCTCTCTGTTACAAATTACCTGGCCAAGAGCCACCGGTTTCCTTAGTGGCAAATGGGGTCGGATGACATAAGATTCTGGTTACACTCAAGGTCATAACTAGCCTGTCATAAGAGTGAGGATTCCAGAAAAAAAAGATGACACAAATATATTATACAACCAGTTTACATGAGATGATGCAACCTTATCAATGACATTAGTAATTCCTCATTAAAtgaaaacaatttcacacaaaatcATCATCAATTAGAAATAAGATACTTTCCATTTTCAATGCTGTAGAATTCAGGCCATAACATACGTTAGATCTGCATCGTTTCAGCTTTTGTTGTGTTTGCAGGACAATTTACTGATGGTCCAAACCAACAGAACCACTCTAAACAGCCTAGCACTTCTCCGACCCAGACTGACCAACAGAGTGAAGGGGAAAGGATGACCAGGGAGTTGAGGGATATTATCAGTCAGTTTTTGCAGAAGGTAACCTGGAAAACATACCAAAGCTAAATAGTGGTGCATTATCACTCATCATTTAAATGATACTGAATTATAAACACTTATTTTTATTACAGGTGGATGAATTCAAAACGTGTCTGACCACAATGTCAATTGCTATTGAAGAGCAAGAAATGGTAAATGGATCTTCGTTACTTTAAAAGTATTTTTCTGTTCAGGACTGTATTCTGGGTGATGTGATTATAAAGAAGTTGTAACAATTGTTACTTATAATAAGAGTTGATTCTCATTTCCTTTATACTATAAGCAGAGTGTGTTGTTATGTAATTTGTAACGTTGTGTTGTTTTCCAGGTGTTTAAAAGTATGATGGattcccaggaccagctggagaGGCGGTACATCAGTAAGAAGGAGGAGCACAGAACTCTGGAGATGCAGAACTATTTTGGCCTGGCCAGGAACACAGGCCAGTTCGACCCCGAAAGGTTAGATGTCAACTGATATATCTTATTGTGTGTGAGGAGTTTGAGTTAAACAGTATGTCTGCATGACTCACGCTATAGGGCCACCCAGAACTGTACTGTGCTGGCTCGGCTATTTTCTTTTCACATAGACCATTCCCGCGCGGTTCCAGCAACAATGGTAGATGCGTAACTAGGTCAGCTCAGGAGCCTACAGCTTGGCTTGGCACAGTTTAGCCCTAAAGTGTGTGTGAATTAGGCAGTTCTGTCTAAAACCAGAAACAGACTTGACACCCAGGCTAGGTTTGTGTAGAATTCAGCATGATGTGAGGGGTATTTTATGCACATTATCggttatttttgtgtgtgtgtgaaggcagGTGGAGGGGGAGATATTCAGGATAGGGATGCATCTAGAGGACATTAAAGAGCTGATTGACAGGAACGTGTGTGAGCAGCAGCTCTCCCCACCCCACTCATCCTCCACACTCCTGTCACTGTGTGGGGGTCCCAGTCTCCCTGGTCTGCTCAGCCTCTCACTTCCACCACCCATGCATGAGGTAACACGCTCACTTACTCATAGCATAGCTGTTCATTCGCTGCTTTGCCCTTTATTTGCTTGCTCACTCTTTCACttactcactcgctcactcactcaaaTACCTTAATTATTACTGCATAAATGCATGTACTTACAAGCCTTTTACAGAGTAGTTATATAGATTATTGCGCTGTTAGTTACACTGGTATAAGCCTCTGTAATATTAGGCGTGATCAACTAAGGGACTAATTGCACCATCTACGTTTCCTTCATCTTAAATGCATGCATGTGAGACGTGTTTGTGTGAGCAACATGAGCTGTGGATGCACGTGTTCTGTGCAACAGCAGTCCTGATGAACAGGGCTACATTTAATTCCCAAAAGTTGCGTCCTTGCCTCGGCCCCCCGTTCACTCCCCCTCACAGATCTGATAGGACTGAGTAGTTGAAAGCGATATGGTGTAAACTAGGAGGAACAATACCTTATCCCCATCTGTGGAGGGGACAACGTTTTAGAATGAAATGCAGCCCAAGTCCTTATTTTGTAAGTGGAGGCGTGTCCAGCGGTCTAATTGAGCGACAATCATTTCCGATGTCACTCATGTTTCACGGGGAGGACACATTAGCTACTCAAAATGTGTTCTCCTCTTATCAACCTCTCTGTGGTCAGGGTCTCACGTTTCAGATTCCAGGCCCCTGTTTTTCCACTGGGGGCTATGAGAcagtggagagggaggaagaggccAGTGAGGTCCATGGACATGATGGTTTAGACCAGAGCTGTGATCTCACACCTGCTGACCCCCAACTGAACAGCACAGGACACAGCAGTGTCAGTCTACGGTACTCATCACACATCTCTGAGTTGCTCCATAGGCCTGTAAATTCATGGGCTTCTTCAATGTGTACCATCTACATTCCTGCAATACTACACTGTGTACCATCTACATTCCTGCAATATTACACTGTGTACCATCTACATTCCTGCAATACTACACTGTGTACCATCTACATTCCTGCAATACTACACTCTGTACCGTCTACATTCCTGCAATATTACACTGTGTACCATTTACATAGAGTACTTGTGTTTTTATGCCTTATGACCCCAAGTAGAAATCCTGTCTTGGGGAGTGATATTATCTGTCATTTCCATGACATTGACGTCAATGGCAAGTTATTGTACCTGTGGTACATGGTTGGCTTTAGATTCAGATATTCAGATATTCATGTAGACTGTTGGTGGATGCTGTAAGTGGatagtgtgtgcttgtgtgtgtgtgtgcacatgttggTGTGTGCTGATATCAGGCACGCTTCTGGCCCTCCCATGGGGGATAACGTTCCATCCAGGCACAGAGGTGGTGTTGGGTTCCGTTAGGAGTAGGTACAGTTTGTTTTAGtcgctgtgtttctgtctgttccCCCGGAGGCTCTCACGGGGCTCCCTGGAGACACTGGACATCACCaacacagaggaagaggaggaggaagaggagaggagctggACCTGCTCGGGCCTATCTGAGGGGATAGCTTGTGATAGGGTTCTGCAGTATTTGGCTCTCCAGAACCCGGGATTTCGAGACAGGCTGTGGACACCTGAAAGGTTAGTGTTTTGGCATTTGAGTGTACTGTACTAGATAAGTAAACAAGCTAACCAATTCAATATTCACCTCAACACAGCTCTTTTCTTTATAATGTATCACATGTGCATAACTAATCCCCACTCTATAGTGTAATTGATACAGTTCTGGTTATTTGATGTGGTGATTTCAGAAATACCATAGTAAGAGATGTCTCATATTGTCTCATATTGCAAAACTGACACGCCAAACATTCCTGAAAGGTCTGTGGGACAAGTATTTACCAATGAGACCTGTCTTCATCTTTTTATTTTGACCTTGTATTGTTGTCGTTGTTACTGTAGCCTGCAGCAGAGTGCCCTGAGCCCAAACTGTGACCTGGGAGGGAGTGTGAGTCTGGCTGTAGAGGTTCCCTGCTCCTCTTATCTGAAGAGCCAGTCCCAGAGCATCACAGACCACACTCTCACCACTTCCCAGGTAACGTCATCTTCTATGACTTATATTAGCTGTCccatgtttatttctgtatttactCTAACTCCCTAGCCAATACCACAGACTATTGTAATATTGTACAGTAGCTACATGGATGCTACATTGTTGTTGCAGAGAATAGTGAGTCCAGAGACAGACAGTGGGTTAGGGAGCTCTGACTTGAGTCTCCAAGCCACGGGACTATCTCAACCAAAACTCCACACAGAAAGGTACAGGCACGCACATCCATACAACTGCTTTCCAGGCTAACTGAAAAAGTCAATGTTTCATGTATGTTTATTATGTTGCTTACGATCCAACCTCAGGCTCCAGTTCCAGCCTGATGGGAGTTCCAGTCCTATCACTATGAGTGACAGTGAAGGCTCCTGCGCCAACCTGCAGACCACTATGCATCAGCCTGTacaggtgggagagaggagacccaACCCGCAGATAAATGTCCATTCAGCTGGGCTGACAGGAAAAGGGACACCTAGCCTGCAGTCTACTGTCCATCTGACTAGGgatattggagagaggagacccagcCTACAGACACCTGCTCAGCTGCAGCTTTGCACCACTGCGGTGGACCACTGGGTGACCAGCACTACTCAGAGTGTACCTGCCGGACTGCATGGTGAGTGATGAGGAATCACAGAGTGCCTGCTGTGGTCGTAGTGAAAGTATAGACGTTATTCAGTAGACAGTACAGCAGGGAAAACACTGAACTAAATGCTCTAATGTACACACAGAGGGTGAATCCCACACTACCAGTCAGCTCAGTCATCACGGCCCTGACTGCCAATTAAAAACCTCCCATAGCATCACCATGGATATGCCACAGAGCGACTGCCACTCCCACACCTGTTCCTGTCACAGGTTAGTCTAAAAGTACTGAGTATTCAACTCAAGAGTAAACTTTATCATATGAAATTGGTAACCAGGTCAGGCTGCCAGGTAATACCTCATAGAGGCCAAAACCTATTGTTTTTGAGTTggccaacccctctctctctccagttcggCCATCCAGGCCCTGCAGTCGGAGGTGTCCCAGCTGAagagagacctggaggagggtcTGGTCCAGCTGCCACAGCTCTCCCAGAGGATGGATAACCTGACCTCCAGATGCaggcagaacagagacagaaggCCCAAGACCCGGCCCAGAACACACCACAAACCAGCAGGGAGCAGACAGAGTCTGACCAACACCATCTCCAAGATAGAAGACTGGATCTCCTCAGATATGGACCCCAGCAAGAGCAAAGGTACCTTACTAACCGGGTTAATGTACTGGGAGTGTAATCAAAACCAAGTTGTTAACAACAACGTTATTTTGCATCAGGGTTGATGACTGCCTAAGTCTAATGCAGTAGTACAGGGTTCCCAAATTGGCAGCAGACttgatttgcccccccccccccaagttttctgaacaaaaactaaaaatataaatatttttaatTAAGTAAGACTAAAATCACCGGGAAATCAGTTCCAAGTGATTTTAacttaggaaatctgttccctaGTATTCCCACACATATATTTAGAGGCATATGTGATTGTATCCCAATGTAATAAAGGTTTAAATAGAAAAGGTGTATACAGCAGTAGTTACTGTatatacaatgcatttggaaagtattcagaccccttgaatttttgcacattttgttacgttacagccttattctaaaatggattaaataaaaatgctcaggaatctacacacaataccccataatgacaaagccaaaacagtttttttgacattttagcaaatatattaaatattaaaaaaaactaaataccttatttacataagtattcagaccctttgcttgtttccattgatcatccttaagatgtttctacaatttcattggagtccacctgtggtaaattcaattgattggacatgatttggaaaggtacacacctgtctatataaggtcccacagttgacagtgcatgtcagagcaaaaaccaagccatgaggtcgaaggaattgtccgtagagctccgagacaggattgtgtcgaggcacagatctggggaaggaaaccagaaaatgtctgcagcattgaaggtctgcaagaacacagttgcctccatcattcttaaatggaagaagtttggaaccaccaagactctttctagagctggccgcctgggcaaactgagcaatcaggggagaaaggccttggttaaggaggtgaccaagaacccgatggtcactctaacagagctcttccagaaggacaaccatctctgcagcactccaccaatcaggcctttatggtagagtggccagaagtaagccactcctcagtaaaaggcacatgacagcccgcttggagtttgccaaaaggcacctaaagactatcagaccatgagaaacaaaattcttaggtctgatgaaaccaagattgaactctttggcctgaatgccaagaatcacttctggaggaaacctggcaccatccctactgtgaagcatggtggtggcagcatcatgctgtgtggatgtttttcagcggcagggactgggagactattcagaaatgaggcaaagatgaacggagcaaagtacagagagatccttgatgaaaacctgctcaagagcactcaggacctcggacttgggcaaaggttcaccttccaacaggacaacgaccctaagcacacagccaagacaatgcaggagtggcttcgggacaagtctctgaatgtccttgagtggcccagccagagcccggacttgaacccgatcgaacatctctggagagacctgaaaatagctgcagcgacactccccatccaacctgacagagcttgagaggatctgcagagaagaatgggagaaactccccaaatacaggtgtgccaagcttgtagcgtcatacccgtcaagactcgaggctgtaatcactgcaaaaggtgcttcaacaaagtactgagtaaagggtctgaatacttatgtaaatgtgatatttccattttttatttgtaatacatttgctaaaatttctaaaatccagtttttgctttgtcattatggggtattgtgtggagattgatgaggttaaaaaaaaagatttaatcaattttagaataacaaaatgtgggaaaagtcaaggggtctgaatactttctgaaggcgctgtatatgTAGGTCATTGTATGTGGTGGTCTTCTCTAGGTACAGACAGTGTGGAGTCGGACCGGTCTGGGATCATGCTACCATTCCACAGTACACCACTAGGTGGCAGGAGAGGGAGCAGCAAGCCCTACTCCTGCTCAGATGGACTAGTGAAACCCCAGAGCAAAAAACACTTGAATACAGGTTGGTGGTGCTGGTATTGACTTTCTGCTTATGGATGTAAAATAAAAAGAACAATTGCAAAAACAAGAGTGATTCTTACATTATATTTAACAAAATATTAAATCAGTTGCTGAGTTAGATTTTGGTCCTTCAGCTTGCAGAATTTGCCTGAAAGTTGTATTTGGTGGTCATAAAGGCAGTCGTGTGTGTTTCTACATGTAATTGTCTGTTGGTATTATGTATTATGCcatgttttatgtggaccccaggaaaagaAGCTGCATCTTTGTctgtagctaatggggatcctaataaaatactaaatactacAATCCCTTTTAGCATCAGAGGAGAACCGTTCTCTGGAGACCTCCAATCTCACCCATCCCAGTCCTCCAGCACTCTGGCACTCATACAAGAACTTCAGCTACAGATCTCCACGTAAGGACCAGCAACAAGCCCACTCCTACCCCTGTAACACTGCCATGACCGTGTACCATTATGACTACTTTACCCATTTCATTTTAACATGAAAACATTGGAACAGATTCGTCAGGGTTGTGAAGGTGATTCTGTCTTTTTTCATTGTAGCACCACCATGTGACATGGAGAATGCCTACTCTAAGGGCAggtatcctctctcctctcagcctctACAGAAGCC is part of the Salmo trutta chromosome 31, fSalTru1.1, whole genome shotgun sequence genome and encodes:
- the aknad1 gene encoding microtubule organization protein AKNA isoform X1 is translated as MEGDPQDQEEDSEAQRRASSPQSSVLWEKCIRQSIFVDLSEDESLHFSDLEGSFTVHLSQAESAVSGNSIHLSENLELSVSDSGESSTESSSCVSGQSERVVEGTTKSSGKWVSAQRPNTEQEQTIWEYENPGDTSDEEQEDLPHDGDLGSQYINPTTNDSHKSEENCKIADILSKDQAGALHSRHNVTDHFDLPAMVGEVNIIQGHMQIEVNTINHVSITPPEGEDKGAFFDPAKPEAVPTCSSPVRKVPHPDITQLLLRHFSQDELFCSGSLIEAETLPEVSLLESMDETVLSRGPLHSSTGSPNNNNSGGAPRRSSAGGPSSESERSQSLQEEDEGKSVQMSPRKNLEEKNGKRTASEGKNTRSVESYNSDVNSPQNSDISNSKSEVPEQDSNGSNGSDLTKEEDENDEDEEEDQICRGPLVRTRSFSELKYGQGQVHYPLPDFSKVAPKVKIPKSTSVPVRPVSQSPSFLRAQSSPGMLGKSSALEVIHRVMEDSIQPSERPYVFRDQDKQTETSPGLVRHLQAEYDKLMTKYAEAENLIDQMRLGTKNQAPSDLTLDFDCGDQQDLPGPGGSHFGSMLFPNPPSPTGQFTDGPNQQNHSKQPSTSPTQTDQQSEGERMTRELRDIISQFLQKVDEFKTCLTTMSIAIEEQEMVFKSMMDSQDQLERRYISKKEEHRTLEMQNYFGLARNTGQFDPERQVEGEIFRIGMHLEDIKELIDRNVCEQQLSPPHSSSTLLSLCGGPSLPGLLSLSLPPPMHEGLTFQIPGPCFSTGGYETVEREEEASEVHGHDGLDQSCDLTPADPQLNSTGHSSVSLRLSRGSLETLDITNTEEEEEEEERSWTCSGLSEGIACDRVLQYLALQNPGFRDRLWTPESLQQSALSPNCDLGGSVSLAVEVPCSSYLKSQSQSITDHTLTTSQRIVSPETDSGLGSSDLSLQATGLSQPKLHTERLQFQPDGSSSPITMSDSEGSCANLQTTMHQPVQVGERRPNPQINVHSAGLTGKGTPSLQSTVHLTRDIGERRPSLQTPAQLQLCTTAVDHWVTSTTQSVPAGLHEGESHTTSQLSHHGPDCQLKTSHSITMDMPQSDCHSHTCSCHSSAIQALQSEVSQLKRDLEEGLVQLPQLSQRMDNLTSRCRQNRDRRPKTRPRTHHKPAGSRQSLTNTISKIEDWISSDMDPSKSKGTDSVESDRSGIMLPFHSTPLGGRRGSSKPYSCSDGLVKPQSKKHLNTASEENRSLETSNLTHPSPPALWHSYKNFSYRSPPPPCDMENAYSKGRYPLSSQPLQKPLLQVNYVSSCSLPAGFKVREQQSVSHHRRRSTQSDSALLPSNVYFQQTFPPALSPPRTGGRASRHKASKDEDINRTLDRAIEAARIMKRTTDRMAKSLSADLAKVELYRKLHGLHPLTGRNNTGS
- the aknad1 gene encoding microtubule organization protein AKNA isoform X2; protein product: MEGDPQDQEEDSEAQRRASSPQSSVLWEKCIRQSIFVDLSEDESLHFSDLEGSFTVHLSQAESAVSGNSIHLSESSSCVSGQSERVVEGTTKSSGKWVSAQRPNTEQEQTIWEYENPGDTSDEEQEDLPHDGDLGSQYINPTTNDSHKSEENCKIADILSKDQAGALHSRHNVTDHFDLPAMVGEVNIIQGHMQIEVNTINHVSITPPEGEDKGAFFDPAKPEAVPTCSSPVRKVPHPDITQLLLRHFSQDELFCSGSLIEAETLPEVSLLESMDETVLSRGPLHSSTGSPNNNNSGGAPRRSSAGGPSSESERSQSLQEEDEGKSVQMSPRKNLEEKNGKRTASEGKNTRSVESYNSDVNSPQNSDISNSKSEVPEQDSNGSNGSDLTKEEDENDEDEEEDQICRGPLVRTRSFSELKYGQGQVHYPLPDFSKVAPKVKIPKSTSVPVRPVSQSPSFLRAQSSPGMLGKSSALEVIHRVMEDSIQPSERPYVFRDQDKQTETSPGLVRHLQAEYDKLMTKYAEAENLIDQMRLGTKNQAPSDLTLDFDCGDQQDLPGPGGSHFGSMLFPNPPSPTGQFTDGPNQQNHSKQPSTSPTQTDQQSEGERMTRELRDIISQFLQKVDEFKTCLTTMSIAIEEQEMVFKSMMDSQDQLERRYISKKEEHRTLEMQNYFGLARNTGQFDPERQVEGEIFRIGMHLEDIKELIDRNVCEQQLSPPHSSSTLLSLCGGPSLPGLLSLSLPPPMHEGLTFQIPGPCFSTGGYETVEREEEASEVHGHDGLDQSCDLTPADPQLNSTGHSSVSLRLSRGSLETLDITNTEEEEEEEERSWTCSGLSEGIACDRVLQYLALQNPGFRDRLWTPESLQQSALSPNCDLGGSVSLAVEVPCSSYLKSQSQSITDHTLTTSQRIVSPETDSGLGSSDLSLQATGLSQPKLHTERLQFQPDGSSSPITMSDSEGSCANLQTTMHQPVQVGERRPNPQINVHSAGLTGKGTPSLQSTVHLTRDIGERRPSLQTPAQLQLCTTAVDHWVTSTTQSVPAGLHEGESHTTSQLSHHGPDCQLKTSHSITMDMPQSDCHSHTCSCHSSAIQALQSEVSQLKRDLEEGLVQLPQLSQRMDNLTSRCRQNRDRRPKTRPRTHHKPAGSRQSLTNTISKIEDWISSDMDPSKSKGTDSVESDRSGIMLPFHSTPLGGRRGSSKPYSCSDGLVKPQSKKHLNTASEENRSLETSNLTHPSPPALWHSYKNFSYRSPPPPCDMENAYSKGRYPLSSQPLQKPLLQVNYVSSCSLPAGFKVREQQSVSHHRRRSTQSDSALLPSNVYFQQTFPPALSPPRTGGRASRHKASKDEDINRTLDRAIEAARIMKRTTDRMAKSLSADLAKVELYRKLHGLHPLTGRNNTGS